Within the Polaribacter pectinis genome, the region TTGGAATTGGCGCATTTTTAATTGCTTTTCAAGTTTTTTTAAGCGGAATTTATATTATTTTTCAAAAGAAATTTTCTAAAATTATTATCTCTTGGAATTGGGGTTTATTAGCCATGTTATGGATTTCTATAACTTTAGGTTTTCTACATAAAAAATATGCACTATTATCTGGTATTGTAGGTTTTGAAATAAATGAATATTTACAAGCTTTTATTGGTAAAACGGGTTTAACAATTGTTTTAGCTTTCTTTTTAATTGCGTATTTAGTTGTCCGTTACAAACTAACTTTTGATGCATTTATTGAAAAAATGAAGCAAAAAAGAATAGAAAACCAAGAAAAAAGACTTGCTTCAGAAAATGAAACTAAAACTTTAGATGATGATTCAGAAAAAACTGAAAATCAAAATATTGAATTAAAAAATACAATTAAAGAAACAAAAGAAAAATCTGAATTTGAGCTTTCAGTAGAGAATTTAAAACCTACTATTTCTAAACATTCAGATGTTGGTTCTAAAAAAGAAGAACTTACCTTAAAAGTAGAAAAAGAACTAGAACCAGAATTAAAGGTAGAAGAAACTGTTGAAGATATAAATGATGTAGGAATTGATATTGCTATTGGAAGAGAAGAAGAACATTCTACCGAAAACTTATCAGATAAATTAGTAAAAGATTTTGGTGAATTTGACCCAACTTTAGAATTGGCTAATTTTAAATTCCCAACTTTTAATTTATTAAAACAATATAATGAAACAATTTCTATTGACCCAGAAGAATTAGAAGCTAATAAAGATAGAATTGTAGAAACTTTAAAAAACTACAAAATTGGTATTGCAGAAATTAAAGCAACTGTAGGACCTACAATTACTCTATATGAAATTGTACCAGAAGCAGGAATTAGAATTTCTAAAATTAAAAATCTAGAAGACGATATTGCTTTGTCTTTATCTGCTTTAGGAATTAGAATTATTGCACCAATTCCTGGTAAAGGTACTATTGGTATAGAAGTGCCAAATAAAAAATCTACCATAGTTTCTATGCATTCTGTTATTTCATCAAAGAAATTTCAAGAATCTCCAATGGAATTACCTATTGCTTTAGGTAAAACTATTTCTAATGAAACTTTTGTGGTCGATTTAGCTAAAATGCCTCACCTTTTAATGGCAGGTGCAACAGGACAAGGAAAATCTGTTGGTTTAAATGCTGTTTTAACTTCACTTTTATATAAGAAACATCCTGCTGAAGTAAAATTCATTTTGGTAGATCCAAAGAAAGTAGAATTAACTTTATTTAACAAAATAGAGCGTCATTATCTGGCAAAATTACCAGATGTAGAAGAAGCTATAATTACTGACACTACCAAAGTTGTACATACATTAAACTCGCTTTGTATAGAAATGGACAATCGTTACGACTTGTTAAAAGCAGCAATGGTTAGAAACATTAAAGAATACAATGTAAAGTTTAAACAACGCAAATTAAACCCGAATGACGGGCATCAATTTTTACCATATATAGTTTTGGTTATTGATGAATTTGCAGATTTAATAATGACTGCTGGTAAAGAAGTAGAAACCCCAATTGCACGTTTGGCACAACTTGCTAGAGCAATTGGTATCCATTTAATTGTTGCTACGCAAAGACCTTCTGTAAACGTAATTACAGGTATTATTAAAGCCAATTTCCCTGCAAGAATTGCATTTAGAGTAACTTCTAAAATAGATTCTAGAACCATTTTAGATGCTGGTGGTGCAGATCAATTGATTGGTCGTGGAGATTTATTATATACTGCAGGAAATGATATTAATAGAATACAATGTGCTTTTGTAGATACACCAGAAGTAGAAAAAATTACTGATTTTATTGGTTCTCAAAAAGCGTATGCAGAAGCTTATTTATTACCAGAATATGTAGATGATGAAAGTGGCACAACTGTTGATATTGATATAGCAGACAGAGACAAACTGTTTAGAGAAGCTGCAGAAATTATTGTAATTGCACAACAAGGTTCTGCTTCTTTATTGCAAAGAAAATTAAAATTAGGCTACAATAGAGCTGGTAGATTAATAGACCAGTTAGAAGCGGCAGGAATTGTTGGTGGTTTTGAAGGAAGTAAAGCCAGACAAGTACTTGTTACAGATATAGTAGCTTTAGACCAATTATTAGAAAACGAAAAAAATCAATAATCTCTCATTTGCGAGATGACAAGAATTATAATTATGAAAAAAATAGGAATCTTATTTTTAAGTTTATTTATTACAACCATTACATTTTCTCAAGAAGCTGCAAAAGCAAAATCTTTGCTAGATGAAGTTTCTTCCAAAATGGGCGCATATAAAAATATGTATATTGGTTTTAGCCAAACATTAAGTAACGAAGATGCGGGTATAAAAGAAGGAGATGAACCACCAATTAGAGGTGATATTAATTTACAAGGAGAAAAATACAGCCTAAATTATTTAGGTAATAAATTCTTATATGATGGTGAAAAATTATATGTAATTAATACTGATGAAAAGGAAATTTCTATTACTGATGGAGATATGAGTGGAGATGATGGTTTTATATACCCTTCTAAATTACTAACCTTTTATAAAGAAGGATATAATTTTGAAATGGGAGACTTAAAAAATGTTAATGGAAGAAAAATTCAGTTTGTAACTTTAAATCCTATAGATAGCAACTCTGATATAATTAAAGTTGAGTTAGGTATAGATGCAAAAACAAAGCATATATATAAATTAATTCAAACTGGTTCTAACAATTCTAAAACTACATTTACAATTACACAGTTTAAGAGTAACCAACAATTATCAGAAAACTTTTTTAAGTTTGATAAAGCTAAATATTTAAGTCAGAGTTATACAATAGACTAGTTTCAATTAACAGAAATTTAATAGGTTCTTTATTTAGAAGAAACTACTTTTGCAAAACCCAAAATTAAGTTTGGGTTTTTGTTTTGATTACAAGAAAATGAAAATTTTAGACAAATACATTTTAAAAACGTTTTTAAGACCCTTTGTTGCAACGTTTCTTATTGTGCTTTTTGTTTTAGTAATGCAAGTGTTGTGGCAAACCTTCGAAAACATTGCTGGTAAAGGTATTAGCTTACCATTTATTTTAAAATTCTTATACTACACTACCCTAATTATTACGCCACAAGCATTGCCAATTGGCGTACTTTTATCATCAATTATGGCTTTGGGTAATTTGGGTGAAAACTATGAGTTTGCTGCTGCAAAATCTGCCGGAATTTCACTACAACGTTTGGTTAGACCTTTAGTATTTCTTACAATTTTGTTAAGCGGTATCAACTTTTTGTTTCTTAACAATATTTATCCGTATGCAATTTTAAAACAGAAAAATTTATACCTAAATATTAAAAAGAAAAAACCTGCTTTGGCTTTAGTACCAGGAAGTTTTAATAGTGATATTCCAGGTTATCAAATAAAATTTGATGAAAAATACGGAGAAGAAGAAAACTTATTAAAGAAAGTTTTAATTTATGATTTATCTGGAAACAGAGGAAACCAAAAAGTAATTACTGCAGAAAGAGGAAAAATACTATCTGAAGAAGGAAGTAGATACATGACCTTTATTTTATATGACGGTTATTATTATGAAGAACATATAAGATCTAATACACCATTATCGAAACGTAAAAAAATGCCTGCATCTAGTGCAACTTTTGAAGAATATGAGTTAAATATAGATATATCTGATGTTAGTGGAGATTCTGGTCTTACAGATGAAAAATATAAGAATAGCTATAACATGTTAAGTTTAAATCAATTAAAAGACACTATTCCAGATTTAAAAGCAAGTTATGACGAAACATTATCTTTAAGAGCAAAAAATATTTACTCCAGTGTTTTTGCAAAAGAATTATATAAATATCCAGATTCTTTAAAAAATAAAAATGCGAATCCAGTTATTTTAGAAAATTTCGATTTAAAAAGTCAAGTTTCTATTTTAAACTCTGCAACTACCAAAACAAGTAGAGCCTTAAACTCTCTTAAAAATAACATGGCAACTATTAAGTTTAAACGAAAAACATTAAACTTTTTTGACACTGAATATTACAACAGAATTGCATTTTCATTATCTTGTTTAATCTTATTTTTTATTGGAGCACCTTTAGGTTCTATCATTAGAAAAGGAGGTTTTGGTTTGCCTATGATACTTGCCATAGGAATTTATGTAACTTATTTCTTTACCAATACATTTGGTAAAAATTTAGCAGAAGAAAGTTCTATCTCTTCATTTTTAGGTTCTTGGATTGCAGCAATAATAATGGTTCCTTTAGCAATTTTATTAACTAGAAGAGCCACAAGAGATAAAGGTGTTTTTAACACAGATGCTATTATTTTACCAATTACAAATTTCTTTAAAAAATTAACGTCTAAAAAAGACTCTTAACAAAATGACACTACAACAAACAAATAAAGACACAAAATTAAACACCATACAAGAAGCAATACAAGATATTAGAGATGGTAAGGTTATTATTGTTGTTGACGATGAAAACAGAGAAAATGAAGGTGATTTTTTAGCAGCAGCAGAAAAAGCAACTCCAGAAATGATTAATTTTATGGCAACTCATGGTCGTGGATTAATTTGTGCTCCTTTAACAGAAAAACGTTGTAAAGAGTTAGAATTAGGAATGATGGTACACAACAACACAGATCCTATGGAAACTGCATTTACGGTTTCTGTAGATTTACGTGGTAAAGGTGTTACTACTGGTATTTCTGCTGCAGATAGAGCGCTAACCATACAAGCAATAATAGATAAAGAAACAAAACCTTTTGATTTGGCTAGACCAGGTCATATTTTTCCTTTAAAAGCTAAAGAAGGTGGTGTATTGCGTAGAACAGGCCATACAGAAGCTGCTATAGATTTTGCACGTTTAGCAGGTTTACAACCAGCTGGTGTTATTGTAGAAATAATGAATGAAGATGGTACAATGGCACGTTTACCAGAACTTTTAAAAGTTGCCAAAAAGTTTGATATTAAAATTGTTTCTATTGAAGATTTGGTTGCTTACAGAATGGAACATGATTCTTTAATTGAAAAGAAAGAAGATTTTGATATTTCTACAAGATTTGGTGACTTTAGATTAAGAGCTTACCAACAGACTACAAATAACCAAGTTCATATTGCGTTAACAAAAGGTTCTTGGACAAAAGAAGATTCTATTTTAACTAGAGTAAATTCTACATTAGTAAATAACGATATACTTGGAACTTTAACTAATAATGCTGATAAAAAACTAGACCAAATGTTTAAAGTGATTAATGAAGATGGTAAAGGCGCTATTTTGTTTATCAATCAGCAAAATCAATCTCAAAACTTATTAAGTAGATTATCTATTTTAAAGGAAAGTCAGCAAAATGGACAAATGAAAGCTCCAGAAATAAAAATGGATAATAAAGATTTTGGAATTGGAGCTCAAATTTTACACGATTTAAATATCAGTAAATTAAAATTAATTACAAATACACAACAAACAAAACGTGTAGGTATGATTGGTTATGGTTTAGAGATTGTAGATTATGTTCAGTATTAATTAAAAACAACAATAAACAAAGGCTCAATTTTTAAAAATTGAGCCTTTTTGTTTTTATAAATATTACTTTGTTCATCTAAGAGCCACTTCTACTCCACTTTCTAATTCAACAGGTTTCAAATTTTGTTGAAACAACCTTGCAGAATGTTCTCCTTTTAGAGTAATTGAATTACCTTCAACAGAAAGCCAACTTCCTTCACGCAAACCTAACACAGGAACTTCATTAAAAACATGATATTCTTTAATACGTGTTTCTCTTGTTTCTCCCATATGTTTAGAGCCTTCAATAGGATCTAAATAATGAGCGTTAATATTAAAAGGAATACAACCTAAAGTAACAAAGCTTGGCGGATAAACAATTGGCATATCATTGGTATTCATCATACTTATACCACAAATATTACTACCTGCACTAGTTCCTAAATACGGAGTTCCGTTATTAATTACTTTTTTTAAAGTATCAATAATATCGTTTTTATACAACTGATTAACAAGCTCAAACGTGTTTCCTCCACCAGTAAAAATTGCTTCAGCGTTTAAAATTGCGTCATTCACATTATTATATTCGTGAACACCTTTTACATTAATATCAATTTTAGAAAATGCTTTTTGCACAACTTCTGTGTAACCATCATAAGAAACTCCTCCAGGTCTAGCAAAAGGTATAAATACAAGCGTATGAACACCTTTAAAGAAAGTTTTTAAAGTTGGTAATAAATATTCTAGATAAGAACTACCATAAACAGTAGAAGTACTTGCAATAATCATTTTTTTCATACATCAAAAATAGGAATTTTATACAAATTGATTTTTGTACTTTCGTAAAAAGATAAATTATGAAAACAAAAATTTTATTATTTCTAGCACTTGTTACTTTTTTAACAAGTTGTGAAACAAACAACAACCCAACTCTTAACATTACAGATGCAGATTTATTAGGTACCTGGAACTTAACCAAACAAACTATTGAAGACGGAAGCTTAAGTATTACCACTCAAGGACAAACCTTAACTGCTAATTATTCTGGAATAGCAAAAGAGCTTGATTTTAGATATATTTTTTCTGAAAATCCAAATAAATTGAATTTAAATGGAAAATATAAATTTGTTACAACTGCCACTTTTTTAGGTCAAAATCAAGTTGAAGAACAAGAAATAGATACAGATTTATCTCCCATAACTTCAGTAGATTGGTCTTTAAATGGTAATACAATTTCAATTACTGAAAACGGAAATTTACCAACAGTTTTAAATGTTGAAGAGTTTTCTACTAACTTTTTAAGATTAAAAGGTGAGATTAATGAAACCGAAACTGATAATGGTGAAACTGTTACCATAAAAGCAACTATATATATCGAATTAGAAAAATAAATTTTAGTTATTTTTCATATTAAAACATCGCTATTTGCGATGTTTTTTTATTTAACATAAGTTTACAATTCCATTAATACACTTTTAAGAAGCACTTCTACTTTCTTTGTAGTGATGAGAAAACTATTTATATTAATTAGTTCGTTTTTTGTAATAACTACAATTAACGCACAAGAAAAAAGAACAATTTTAAAGGGAAAAGTTGTTTTAGATAGCCTAATTATTGCAGATGTTCATGTTATAAATACAAATACTGATATTGGTACTATTACAAATGATAACGGTTATTTTGAAATTCCAGTAAAATTAGGAGATAGCCTTTTAGTATCTCATATTAACCTACAAGAAAAATTCATTCTAATTACAGATAAAATTTTATCAGATATAAATTTCACAATTTCAATAAATGAAAAAACGTATACTTTAAATGAATTTACTTTAGAAAAACCAAGAAGTATTTTTTATCAAGATAAAGAAATTACCACATACAATGGCCCAGTTGTAAATGCTGAAACTTTAAGATTGCCTTTTGCAAATACTAAAGTGGAAAAAGATAATTCTATTGTAAAATTTAAATCTGGTGGAGTTGTAAGTATAGACAATTTAATAAATAGTATTAACGGAAATAACAAAAGACAAAAGCTACTAAAAAAACTAGTAGATGAAGATGATTATCTTTTAAAAATAAGAAAAAAATATACAGACGATTTTTTCATTACAGATCTAAAAATTAAAAAAGAATATATCAATCAGTTTTTAAATTATTGTGTAGATAAAAACATAATTAGTATCTTTAAGAATGAGAATAGCATTAACTTAACAAAACTTTTAATAAGAGAAGGAAAAGATTATCCGCATAAAATATTAAACGAAAATTTATTTTTAACAAAAAAATAGCACAACTATATGGCAAAAAAAATACTTTTAACATTTCTATTAATTTCATTATCAACCACTTTTTTTTCACAAAAAAGAAAAACAGTTATCAATGGAAAAATACTTGACTCTGTTGGTGTTGTTAAAAATGCCAATATTATTAATTTAAATACCAATCAAGGTACATTTTCTTCAGACAATGGTGGCTTTCGAATATTTGTATCTGAAGGAGACTCTTTAAGAATTTCTTCTGTACAACATATTGCCAAGAAAATTATCATCACAAAAAATAATTTAACAGATAAAAATTTAACCATTATTTTAAAATCTAACACTTATATTTTAGATGAATTCGATTTAAAAAGACATAATTTAACAGGCAGATTAGGTATAGATACAAAAGATGTTCCCAGCAACAGAAAAGACTCTTTATTAAGAGAAGCAATGGATTTCTCTAAAGTAAACATGAAAATTGTAGAAGGAGATGATTATATAGATAAAAGAGTTAGACCACAAGTAGTTAATACAGATCCAACAGCTAATTTTGTTGGAGTTGGTGCTGCCGCAATTATACCTTTTAAATACTCTGAACGCTTATGGGCATTAAGAAAAGAATTAGCCATTAAAAAAGCATTTCCTTATAAAATATTATCTGAATTAGGTGAGAAATTTTTCTTTGAAAAACTAAAAATACCAATAGAAAAGTACTTTCATTTTTTAGAATATTGCAATCCTTTAGGTATAGAAAAACTACATAAAGAAGGTAAGAATTTAGAAGTAATTAAAATTTTACAAAGAGAAAGTATTAGTTATTTAAAAATCATAGAAAAAGAGTAATTTGGCGCAATAATTGATTTATACCTTTCATGAGAATTAACAAAACATTTATCCTCGTATTAATAATTCCGCTTCTTTCTTTTTCTGCACACAAGTATTATTTAAGTTTAACGCAGATTAATTATAAGAGCGAAGCTAAATCTGTACAAATTATTATTAATGTTTTTATGGATGACATAGAAACTGCTTTAAACAAAGACTATAATATAGATTTACAACTTACTACAGAAAAAGAATTAAAAAATAATGACGTATATTTTGAAAAATATTTACGTAACAAATTGCATTTTAAAATTGATAACACTGCTAAAGAGTTCAACTATATAGGTAAAGAATATGATGGAGATTTGGTCTATTTTTATTTAGAAATAGAAAATATCGAAAACGTAACAACTATTGATGTATCTAATAAAATATTAACAACACATTTTCCAGAACAGCAAAACTTAATTAAGTCTAAAGTAGGTAAAAAGCATAAAAGTATTATGTTAACTGCCAAAAGTGATAAAGGTTTGTTAAAATTTTAACCTTTTTTAACTTTTCTATTTAGGATTCCTTAATTTGTACGAGAATTAATTCAACTTAATTAAGTACAAAATGAAAAAAATATCTTTACTTCTATTTTCAGTGTTTTTTGTTGCTACATCTTTATTTTCACAAGAAAAGCAGATAACAAAACAAGGGCACACAAATCAGAATAAATTTAAGCAATTAAAAGATGAGTTGGCAACACCAAATAGCCAACGTACAGCTTCTGGTGCTCCAGGTAAAAACTACACACAACAAAAGGTAGATTATGCTATGGACATTGTGTTGGACGATGATAAACAAAGAATTTCTGGAAACGAAATTATTACTTATCATAATAATTCTGCAGATGAACTTGCTTATTTATGGGTGCAATTAGACCAGAATATGCGTGCAGCAGACTCTAAAACTCCAGATATTCAATCAGGAAAAATTCCAAAAAAATTAAGTAAAAGTAGATTTAATAGAAATTTTCCAGAAACACCTTTCGATGGTGGTTTTAAGATAATGAGTGTTAAAAACATGAATGGTAGTGATTTATCTCATACAATTAATCAGACCATGATGCGAATTAATTTAGCCAAACCTTTAGCTTCTGGAGAAACTTTTAAGTTTAAAATTAAATGGTGGTACAACATTAATAACCACAGAACAGATGGTGGAAGATCTGGTTTCGAGCACTTTCCTGAAGACGGAAACAACAACTATGTAATAGCGCAGTTCTACCCTAGAATGTGTGTGTACGACAATGTAGAAGGTTGGCAAAATGATCAGTTTTGGGGAAGAAGTGAGTTTGCCTTAGAATTTGGAGATTTTACAGTAAATATTACAACTCCAGATGATCACATGTTAGGGGCAACAGGTGTTTTACAAAACCCAAAAGATGTTTTTTCTAAAACAGAATTAAAAAGAATTGAAAAAGCAAGAAAGACGTTTGATAATCCTGTAATAATTAGAACCCAAGAAGAAGCTACAGAAATTGAAAAAAGTAGATCTACAAAGACAAAAACATGGAAATTTGTTGCTAAAAACGTTAGAGATTATGCATTTGCAACTTCAAGAAAATTCATTTTCGATGCAATGGCAGTGAACATTAATGGTAAAACTGTAATGGCAGAATCTTTATATTCTAAAGAGGCAAATCCTTTATATGGAGACCATTCTACAAGAGCGGTTGCACAAACTTTAAAAACATATTCTAAATACACATTCGATTATCCATATCATAAAGCAATTTCTGTTGATGGACAAATGGGAATGGAATATCCACAAATTTGTTTCAACCCAGGAAGACCAAATCCAGATGGAACTTATTCTGACAGAGTAAAATATAGAATGATAAAAGTAACTATTCATGAAGTAGGTCATAACTTCTTTCCAATGATTGTTAATTCTGATGAAAGACAATGGACTTGGATGGATGAAGGTTTAAATTCTTATATGGAAATGTTGGCAGAATTAGACTACGACAAAGATTTTCCAATTGTAAGAGGTTATCCTAAAAATATTGTAAAATATATGAGCGGAGATCAATCTAGAATTGCTCCAATTATGACAAAAGGAGACAATGTTTACGAATTTGGAAATAACGCCTACGGAAAACCTGCAACTGCATTATGGATTTTGCGTGAAACAATAATGGGTAAAGAATTATTTGACCACGCTTTTAAAACCTATTCGCAAAGATGGATGTTTAAGCACCCTACTCCAGCAGATTTCTTTAGAACAATGGAAGATGCTTCTGGTGTAGATTTAGATTGGTTTTGGAGAGGATGGTTTTACACAACAGATGTAACAGATATTGGTATTAAAGGTGTTAAAAAATATCAAACAAATGTAAGTGATGATTCTGTAGAATTTGTAGAAGACACTTCAGGTGGATTAAGTTTTACAAATAAAAACACAGATTCTAAATTCCATTATGAAATTACTTACAACAAACCAGGTGGTTTGGTAATGCCAATTATTGTAGAATTTACATACAAAGATGGTACAAAAGAAAGAAAAACTTATCCTGCACAAATTTGGAGATATAATGATACAGAAGTTACAAAGGTATTTTCTTCAACGAAAGAAATTACAAATATTACCATAGATCCAGATTTAGAAACTGCAGATGTAGATACCTCTAACAACAGTTTTCCTAGAGAAAAAGAAAATAAGTTCGAGAAGTTTAAAAACAAAATCAAAGGATAATATTTCCTGCTATTTTTATAAAAGCGATATTTTAATATCGCTTTTTTTTT harbors:
- a CDS encoding DNA translocase FtsK, which gives rise to MAKKRTSKKIAPISSDIKPSIFAFLKTRQAQTILGSFLVFFSIFLTIAFISFFFNWQEDQSTLTKLTDKTVRSKNLLGKIGASLSHFFIYKGFGIGAFLIAFQVFLSGIYIIFQKKFSKIIISWNWGLLAMLWISITLGFLHKKYALLSGIVGFEINEYLQAFIGKTGLTIVLAFFLIAYLVVRYKLTFDAFIEKMKQKRIENQEKRLASENETKTLDDDSEKTENQNIELKNTIKETKEKSEFELSVENLKPTISKHSDVGSKKEELTLKVEKELEPELKVEETVEDINDVGIDIAIGREEEHSTENLSDKLVKDFGEFDPTLELANFKFPTFNLLKQYNETISIDPEELEANKDRIVETLKNYKIGIAEIKATVGPTITLYEIVPEAGIRISKIKNLEDDIALSLSALGIRIIAPIPGKGTIGIEVPNKKSTIVSMHSVISSKKFQESPMELPIALGKTISNETFVVDLAKMPHLLMAGATGQGKSVGLNAVLTSLLYKKHPAEVKFILVDPKKVELTLFNKIERHYLAKLPDVEEAIITDTTKVVHTLNSLCIEMDNRYDLLKAAMVRNIKEYNVKFKQRKLNPNDGHQFLPYIVLVIDEFADLIMTAGKEVETPIARLAQLARAIGIHLIVATQRPSVNVITGIIKANFPARIAFRVTSKIDSRTILDAGGADQLIGRGDLLYTAGNDINRIQCAFVDTPEVEKITDFIGSQKAYAEAYLLPEYVDDESGTTVDIDIADRDKLFREAAEIIVIAQQGSASLLQRKLKLGYNRAGRLIDQLEAAGIVGGFEGSKARQVLVTDIVALDQLLENEKNQ
- the pepE gene encoding dipeptidase PepE, translating into MKKMIIASTSTVYGSSYLEYLLPTLKTFFKGVHTLVFIPFARPGGVSYDGYTEVVQKAFSKIDINVKGVHEYNNVNDAILNAEAIFTGGGNTFELVNQLYKNDIIDTLKKVINNGTPYLGTSAGSNICGISMMNTNDMPIVYPPSFVTLGCIPFNINAHYLDPIEGSKHMGETRETRIKEYHVFNEVPVLGLREGSWLSVEGNSITLKGEHSARLFQQNLKPVELESGVEVALR
- a CDS encoding LptF/LptG family permease, which translates into the protein MKILDKYILKTFLRPFVATFLIVLFVLVMQVLWQTFENIAGKGISLPFILKFLYYTTLIITPQALPIGVLLSSIMALGNLGENYEFAAAKSAGISLQRLVRPLVFLTILLSGINFLFLNNIYPYAILKQKNLYLNIKKKKPALALVPGSFNSDIPGYQIKFDEKYGEEENLLKKVLIYDLSGNRGNQKVITAERGKILSEEGSRYMTFILYDGYYYEEHIRSNTPLSKRKKMPASSATFEEYELNIDISDVSGDSGLTDEKYKNSYNMLSLNQLKDTIPDLKASYDETLSLRAKNIYSSVFAKELYKYPDSLKNKNANPVILENFDLKSQVSILNSATTKTSRALNSLKNNMATIKFKRKTLNFFDTEYYNRIAFSLSCLILFFIGAPLGSIIRKGGFGLPMILAIGIYVTYFFTNTFGKNLAEESSISSFLGSWIAAIIMVPLAILLTRRATRDKGVFNTDAIILPITNFFKKLTSKKDS
- a CDS encoding lipocalin family protein, which produces MKTKILLFLALVTFLTSCETNNNPTLNITDADLLGTWNLTKQTIEDGSLSITTQGQTLTANYSGIAKELDFRYIFSENPNKLNLNGKYKFVTTATFLGQNQVEEQEIDTDLSPITSVDWSLNGNTISITENGNLPTVLNVEEFSTNFLRLKGEINETETDNGETVTIKATIYIELEK
- a CDS encoding M1 family metallopeptidase encodes the protein MKKISLLLFSVFFVATSLFSQEKQITKQGHTNQNKFKQLKDELATPNSQRTASGAPGKNYTQQKVDYAMDIVLDDDKQRISGNEIITYHNNSADELAYLWVQLDQNMRAADSKTPDIQSGKIPKKLSKSRFNRNFPETPFDGGFKIMSVKNMNGSDLSHTINQTMMRINLAKPLASGETFKFKIKWWYNINNHRTDGGRSGFEHFPEDGNNNYVIAQFYPRMCVYDNVEGWQNDQFWGRSEFALEFGDFTVNITTPDDHMLGATGVLQNPKDVFSKTELKRIEKARKTFDNPVIIRTQEEATEIEKSRSTKTKTWKFVAKNVRDYAFATSRKFIFDAMAVNINGKTVMAESLYSKEANPLYGDHSTRAVAQTLKTYSKYTFDYPYHKAISVDGQMGMEYPQICFNPGRPNPDGTYSDRVKYRMIKVTIHEVGHNFFPMIVNSDERQWTWMDEGLNSYMEMLAELDYDKDFPIVRGYPKNIVKYMSGDQSRIAPIMTKGDNVYEFGNNAYGKPATALWILRETIMGKELFDHAFKTYSQRWMFKHPTPADFFRTMEDASGVDLDWFWRGWFYTTDVTDIGIKGVKKYQTNVSDDSVEFVEDTSGGLSFTNKNTDSKFHYEITYNKPGGLVMPIIVEFTYKDGTKERKTYPAQIWRYNDTEVTKVFSSTKEITNITIDPDLETADVDTSNNSFPREKENKFEKFKNKIKG
- the ribB gene encoding 3,4-dihydroxy-2-butanone-4-phosphate synthase, producing MTLQQTNKDTKLNTIQEAIQDIRDGKVIIVVDDENRENEGDFLAAAEKATPEMINFMATHGRGLICAPLTEKRCKELELGMMVHNNTDPMETAFTVSVDLRGKGVTTGISAADRALTIQAIIDKETKPFDLARPGHIFPLKAKEGGVLRRTGHTEAAIDFARLAGLQPAGVIVEIMNEDGTMARLPELLKVAKKFDIKIVSIEDLVAYRMEHDSLIEKKEDFDISTRFGDFRLRAYQQTTNNQVHIALTKGSWTKEDSILTRVNSTLVNNDILGTLTNNADKKLDQMFKVINEDGKGAILFINQQNQSQNLLSRLSILKESQQNGQMKAPEIKMDNKDFGIGAQILHDLNISKLKLITNTQQTKRVGMIGYGLEIVDYVQY
- a CDS encoding DUF6702 family protein is translated as MRINKTFILVLIIPLLSFSAHKYYLSLTQINYKSEAKSVQIIINVFMDDIETALNKDYNIDLQLTTEKELKNNDVYFEKYLRNKLHFKIDNTAKEFNYIGKEYDGDLVYFYLEIENIENVTTIDVSNKILTTHFPEQQNLIKSKVGKKHKSIMLTAKSDKGLLKF
- a CDS encoding LolA family protein, whose product is MKKIGILFLSLFITTITFSQEAAKAKSLLDEVSSKMGAYKNMYIGFSQTLSNEDAGIKEGDEPPIRGDINLQGEKYSLNYLGNKFLYDGEKLYVINTDEKEISITDGDMSGDDGFIYPSKLLTFYKEGYNFEMGDLKNVNGRKIQFVTLNPIDSNSDIIKVELGIDAKTKHIYKLIQTGSNNSKTTFTITQFKSNQQLSENFFKFDKAKYLSQSYTID